A window from Pseudomonas alloputida encodes these proteins:
- the proC gene encoding pyrroline-5-carboxylate reductase produces the protein MSKTRIAFIGAGNMAASLIGGLRAQGLDASQIRASDPGAETRSRIQAEHGIEAFEDNAQAIDGADVIVLAVKPQVMKTVCQALQPNLQDGQLIVSIAAGITCASLQSWVGARPVVRCMPNTPALLRQGVSGLYATAEVSGEQRLQAEQLLSAVGTALWLEQEQQLDAVTAVSGSGPAYFFLLIEAMTAAGEKLGLPRETASQLTLQTALGAARMAVASDVDAAELRRRVTSPAGTTEAAIKSFQASGFEAIVEQALQAAATRSAELAEQLGK, from the coding sequence ATGAGCAAGACACGTATTGCCTTTATCGGCGCCGGCAACATGGCCGCCAGCCTGATCGGTGGTCTGCGTGCCCAGGGCCTGGACGCCTCGCAGATCCGCGCCAGCGACCCGGGCGCCGAGACCCGCAGTCGCATCCAGGCCGAGCACGGCATTGAAGCCTTCGAGGACAACGCCCAGGCCATCGATGGCGCTGACGTCATCGTGCTGGCGGTCAAGCCACAAGTCATGAAAACCGTATGTCAGGCACTGCAACCCAACCTGCAGGATGGCCAGCTGATCGTTTCCATCGCCGCCGGCATCACATGCGCCAGCCTGCAGAGCTGGGTGGGCGCTCGCCCGGTGGTGCGCTGCATGCCCAACACCCCGGCATTGCTGCGCCAAGGCGTGAGCGGCCTGTACGCCACCGCTGAAGTGTCCGGCGAACAGCGTCTGCAGGCCGAACAACTGCTGTCGGCTGTAGGCACCGCCCTGTGGCTGGAGCAGGAACAGCAACTGGACGCCGTGACAGCTGTGTCCGGCAGTGGCCCGGCGTACTTCTTCCTGCTGATCGAGGCCATGACCGCGGCAGGCGAAAAACTCGGCCTGCCACGCGAAACGGCCTCCCAACTGACCTTGCAGACAGCCCTGGGCGCCGCGCGCATGGCAGTTGCAAGCGATGTCGATGCCGCTGAACTGCGCCGCCGCGTCACTTCGCCCGCCGGCACCACGGAAGCGGCGATCAAGTCGTTCCAGGCCAGCGGCTTCGAAGCCATCGTCGAGCAGGCGCTGCAGGCTGCAGCCACGCGCTCTGCCGAGCTGGCCGAACAACTGGGCAAATAA
- a CDS encoding YggT family protein: MNALSGAAIFVVQTLVSLYLVIVLLRFVLQLVKANFYNPLCQFAVRATQPLLKPIRRIIPSVGGLDTSSLLLAVVIQALLMGFVLMVTYGTFGDVLHLLMWAIIGITSLFLKIFWVAMIVMVIVSWVAPNSHNPAAELAYQISEPVLAPFRRLVPNLGGMDISPIFAFLAIQVVQSFVMPPLAAYAGMPQELWRMI; encoded by the coding sequence ATGAATGCACTGTCAGGCGCCGCGATTTTCGTGGTGCAAACCCTGGTCAGCCTTTACCTGGTTATCGTCCTGCTGCGCTTCGTGCTGCAACTGGTCAAGGCCAACTTCTACAACCCGCTGTGCCAGTTCGCCGTTCGTGCCACCCAACCGCTGCTCAAGCCGATCCGCCGGATCATCCCTAGCGTTGGCGGGCTGGATACCTCGTCGCTACTGCTGGCGGTGGTCATCCAGGCCTTGCTGATGGGCTTTGTGCTGATGGTCACCTACGGTACCTTCGGCGACGTCCTGCACCTGCTGATGTGGGCGATCATCGGCATCACCTCGCTGTTCCTGAAGATTTTCTGGGTGGCGATGATCGTCATGGTGATCGTTTCCTGGGTTGCACCCAACAGCCACAACCCGGCGGCCGAACTGGCCTACCAGATCAGCGAGCCGGTGCTGGCGCCGTTCCGCCGCCTGGTGCCAAATCTGGGTGGCATGGACATCTCGCCGATCTTCGCCTTCCTGGCGATCCAGGTGGTCCAGTCGTTTGTCATGCCCCCGCTGGCCGCCTACGCCGGCATGCCTCAAGAGCTGTGGCGAATGATCTGA
- the metX gene encoding homoserine O-succinyltransferase MetX, which produces MSTVFPEDSVGLVVPQTARFDEPLALACGRSLASYELVYETYGTLNASASNAVLICHALSGHHHAAGYHAATDRKPGWWDSCIGPGKPIDTNRFFVVSLNNLGGCNGSTGPSSVNPATGKPYGADFPVLTVEDWVHSQVRLGERLGIQQWAAVVGGSLGGMQALQWTISYPERVRHCVDIASAPKLSAQNIAFNEVARQAILTDPEFHGGSFQDQGVIPKRGLMLARMVGHITYLSDDSMGEKFGRELKSDKLNYDFHSVEFQVESYLRYQGEEFSGRFDANTYLLMTKALDYFDPAATHGGDLAATLAHVTADYCIMSFTTDWRFSPARSREIVDALMAARKNVCYLEIDSPYGHDAFLIPTPRYMQGFSNYMNRIAI; this is translated from the coding sequence ATGTCAACTGTCTTTCCCGAAGATTCCGTCGGTCTGGTAGTACCGCAAACCGCCCGGTTCGATGAACCGCTGGCACTGGCCTGTGGCCGTTCACTGGCCAGTTACGAACTGGTCTACGAGACCTATGGCACCCTGAACGCCAGCGCGAGCAACGCCGTGCTGATCTGCCATGCCCTGTCCGGCCACCACCATGCCGCTGGCTACCATGCCGCCACCGACCGCAAGCCGGGCTGGTGGGACAGCTGCATCGGCCCCGGCAAGCCGATCGATACCAACCGCTTCTTCGTGGTCAGCCTGAACAACCTCGGCGGCTGCAACGGCAGCACCGGCCCCAGCAGCGTCAACCCTGCCACCGGCAAACCGTATGGCGCCGACTTCCCTGTACTGACCGTAGAGGACTGGGTCCACAGCCAGGTGCGCCTGGGCGAGCGCCTGGGCATCCAGCAATGGGCCGCTGTCGTCGGCGGCAGCCTTGGCGGCATGCAGGCACTGCAATGGACCATCAGCTACCCCGAGCGTGTGCGTCATTGCGTCGACATTGCCTCGGCGCCCAAGCTGTCGGCGCAGAACATCGCCTTCAACGAGGTGGCGCGCCAGGCCATTCTCACCGACCCTGAGTTCCATGGCGGTTCGTTCCAGGACCAAGGCGTGATCCCCAAGCGCGGCCTGATGCTGGCGCGCATGGTCGGCCACATTACCTATCTGTCCGATGATTCGATGGGTGAAAAATTCGGCCGTGAGCTGAAAAGCGACAAGCTCAACTACGACTTCCACAGCGTCGAGTTCCAGGTCGAAAGCTACCTGCGCTATCAGGGCGAGGAGTTTTCCGGCCGTTTCGACGCCAACACCTACCTGCTGATGACCAAGGCACTGGACTATTTCGACCCGGCCGCCACGCACGGTGGTGATCTGGCCGCCACGCTGGCCCACGTCACGGCGGACTACTGCATCATGTCGTTCACCACCGACTGGCGCTTCTCTCCGGCCCGTTCGCGCGAGATCGTCGACGCGCTGATGGCCGCGCGCAAGAACGTCTGCTACCTGGAGATCGATTCGCCCTACGGGCACGATGCATTCCTGATTCCCACACCTCGCTACATGCAGGGTTTCTCGAACTACATGAACCGCATTGCCATCTGA
- the metW gene encoding methionine biosynthesis protein MetW: MRADLEIIHDWIPAGSRVLDLGCGSGELLASLRDRKQVTGYGLEIDADNIAACVAKGVNVIEQDLDKGLGNFASNSFDVVIMTQALQAVEYPDRILDEMLRVGRQCIITFPNFGHWRCRWYLATKGRMPVSDFMPYTWYNTPNIHFCTFADFEELVHERRAKVLDRLAVDHLHRNGWGGRLWPNLLGEIGIYRVSSPGLQEHQLAV; the protein is encoded by the coding sequence ATGAGAGCCGATCTGGAAATCATCCACGACTGGATCCCCGCCGGCAGCCGGGTACTCGACCTGGGCTGCGGTAGCGGCGAACTGCTGGCCTCGCTGCGTGACCGCAAACAGGTCACCGGCTATGGCCTGGAAATCGACGCCGACAATATCGCCGCCTGCGTGGCCAAGGGTGTCAACGTCATCGAACAAGACCTGGACAAAGGCCTGGGCAACTTCGCCAGCAACAGCTTCGACGTGGTGATCATGACCCAAGCCCTGCAGGCCGTGGAATACCCCGACCGCATCCTCGACGAAATGCTGCGAGTGGGCCGTCAGTGCATCATCACCTTCCCGAACTTCGGCCACTGGCGCTGCCGCTGGTACCTGGCGACCAAAGGCCGCATGCCGGTATCGGACTTCATGCCGTATACCTGGTACAACACGCCGAACATCCACTTCTGCACCTTCGCCGACTTCGAAGAACTTGTGCACGAACGCCGGGCCAAGGTACTCGACCGCCTGGCGGTCGACCACTTGCACCGCAACGGGTGGGGTGGCCGGCTATGGCCTAATCTTCTAGGTGAGATCGGCATCTACCGCGTCAGCAGTCCGGGCCTGCAAGAGCATCAGCTCGCGGTCTGA
- a CDS encoding DUF4426 domain-containing protein yields the protein MRRLALFLISLCLALPVLAADAARPERKEVFGDVTVHYSAFTSSMLTPKVAAATGLVRSKNQGVLNIAVLKAGKPTPALVSGKVSDLTGRSSPLSFKQITEQGAVYYIAQFKIDQPETVTFDLNIETGGISNSLSFNQEVFPGE from the coding sequence ATGCGTCGCCTAGCCCTGTTCCTGATCAGCCTGTGCCTGGCCCTGCCAGTATTGGCTGCCGATGCCGCACGCCCCGAGCGCAAGGAGGTATTTGGCGACGTGACGGTGCACTACAGCGCATTCACCTCGAGCATGCTCACACCCAAGGTGGCCGCGGCCACCGGCCTGGTGCGCAGCAAGAACCAGGGCGTGCTCAACATTGCCGTGCTCAAGGCCGGCAAGCCCACCCCAGCACTGGTCAGCGGTAAGGTCAGTGACCTGACCGGGCGCAGCAGCCCGCTGTCGTTCAAGCAGATTACCGAACAGGGCGCGGTGTATTACATCGCCCAGTTCAAGATCGATCAGCCAGAAACCGTCACCTTCGACTTGAACATCGAAACCGGCGGCATCAGCAACTCTCTCAGCTTCAACCAGGAAGTGTTCCCAGGCGAATGA
- the rdgB gene encoding RdgB/HAM1 family non-canonical purine NTP pyrophosphatase, translated as MMNFQQLVLASHNAGKLKELQAMLGHSVQLHSIGEFSQVEPEETGLSFVENAILKARNAARISGLPALADDSGLAVDFLGGAPGIYSARYADGKGDAANNAKLLEALKDVPEAERSAQFVCVLALVRHADDPLPILCEGLWHGRILFEASGDQGFGYDPLFWVPERNCSSADLAPADKNQLSHRARAMALLRKRLGLA; from the coding sequence ATGATGAATTTCCAGCAACTCGTATTGGCCAGCCACAATGCCGGCAAACTGAAGGAACTCCAGGCCATGCTCGGCCATTCCGTGCAGCTGCACTCGATTGGTGAGTTCAGCCAGGTGGAGCCGGAAGAAACCGGCCTGTCGTTTGTCGAGAACGCCATCCTCAAGGCGCGCAACGCCGCCCGCATTTCCGGCCTGCCGGCCTTGGCCGATGACTCTGGACTGGCGGTGGACTTCCTCGGTGGCGCGCCGGGCATCTACTCGGCGCGCTATGCCGATGGCAAAGGTGACGCGGCAAACAACGCCAAGCTGCTCGAAGCCTTGAAAGACGTGCCTGAAGCTGAGCGCAGTGCACAGTTCGTCTGCGTTCTGGCGCTGGTGCGCCACGCCGACGACCCGTTGCCGATCCTGTGCGAAGGCCTGTGGCACGGGCGCATCCTGTTCGAGGCCAGCGGCGACCAGGGCTTTGGCTACGATCCGCTGTTCTGGGTACCGGAGCGCAACTGCTCCAGCGCCGATCTAGCCCCAGCAGACAAGAACCAGCTCAGCCACCGCGCCCGTGCCATGGCCCTGCTGCGCAAACGTCTGGGCCTGGCATGA
- the hemW gene encoding radical SAM family heme chaperone HemW, translated as MIEMLSPPGAAGFSSLPPLALYIHIPWCVRKCPYCDFNSHAAGPELPEDAYVTALLDDLDQELAAVQGRPISSIFFGGGTPSLFSASALGRLLRGVEQRIPFAPDIEITLEANPGTFEQDKFKAYRQTGINRLSIGVQSFQPAKLEALGRIHNGDEAVRAAGMARAAGFDNFNMDLMHGLPDQSLDDALGDLRQAIDLGPTHLSWYQLTVEPNTVFWNQPPELPEDDILWDIQEAGQALMAEHGYRQYEVSAYAQAGRAARHNLNYWRFGDFIGIGAGAHGKLTFADGRILRTWKTRLPKDYLNLAKPFRAGEKLLPVDELPFEFLMNALRLTDGVEAELFTQRTGLPLAQLQEARRAAEQKGLLQVEPDRLVATPRGQLFLNDLLQYFLT; from the coding sequence ATGATCGAAATGCTGTCGCCCCCCGGCGCGGCAGGCTTTAGCAGCCTGCCGCCGCTGGCGCTGTACATCCACATTCCGTGGTGCGTACGCAAATGCCCTTATTGCGACTTCAACTCCCACGCAGCCGGGCCTGAACTACCGGAAGATGCCTACGTCACAGCCCTGCTCGACGACCTCGACCAGGAGCTGGCTGCCGTACAAGGTCGCCCGATCAGCTCGATCTTCTTCGGTGGCGGTACGCCAAGCCTGTTCAGTGCCAGCGCCCTTGGCCGGCTACTGCGTGGCGTAGAGCAACGTATTCCGTTCGCGCCAGACATCGAGATCACCCTCGAAGCCAACCCGGGCACCTTCGAGCAGGACAAGTTCAAGGCCTACCGGCAGACCGGCATCAACCGTCTTTCGATCGGTGTGCAGAGCTTTCAGCCAGCCAAGCTGGAGGCACTGGGGCGCATCCACAATGGCGACGAAGCGGTTCGAGCCGCCGGCATGGCGCGCGCGGCCGGTTTCGACAATTTCAACATGGACCTGATGCACGGCCTGCCCGACCAGTCGCTGGACGACGCGCTGGGTGACCTGCGCCAGGCCATCGACCTGGGGCCGACCCACCTGTCGTGGTATCAGCTGACCGTGGAACCGAACACGGTGTTCTGGAACCAGCCGCCAGAGCTGCCCGAAGACGACATCCTCTGGGATATTCAGGAAGCCGGCCAAGCGCTGATGGCCGAGCACGGCTACCGCCAGTACGAGGTATCGGCCTACGCCCAGGCAGGCCGCGCCGCCCGGCACAACCTCAACTACTGGCGCTTCGGCGACTTCATCGGCATTGGTGCCGGCGCCCACGGCAAGCTCACCTTCGCCGACGGGCGCATCCTGCGTACCTGGAAGACCCGCCTGCCCAAGGACTACCTGAACCTGGCCAAGCCGTTCAGGGCCGGCGAGAAGCTGCTGCCAGTCGATGAACTGCCGTTCGAGTTCCTGATGAACGCCCTGCGCCTGACCGATGGCGTGGAAGCCGAACTGTTCACCCAGCGCACCGGCTTGCCACTGGCACAGCTACAGGAAGCACGCCGTGCCGCCGAACAAAAGGGCCTTTTACAGGTCGAACCGGATCGACTGGTAGCCACGCCGAGGGGCCAGTTGTTCCTCAATGACCTGCTGCAGTATTTCTTGACCTGA
- a CDS encoding DUF3392 domain-containing protein, which yields MDLVLDLLATVSRWSRSNLSEISLALVGCLLVLFGTDVKAWAEQRLGGLAGALRVPFMALMVMIGSGAALIYATPWVVKGLSQFNNYALAPVLLVVLVLIGVVADRRG from the coding sequence ATGGATCTGGTACTTGATCTGCTCGCGACGGTTTCCCGCTGGAGCCGCAGCAACCTGTCGGAGATTTCACTGGCCTTGGTAGGCTGCCTGCTGGTGCTGTTCGGCACCGATGTCAAAGCCTGGGCCGAGCAGCGCCTGGGCGGCCTCGCGGGCGCCCTGCGCGTGCCGTTCATGGCGCTGATGGTCATGATCGGTAGCGGTGCTGCGCTGATCTATGCCACACCGTGGGTGGTGAAGGGGCTCAGCCAGTTCAACAACTATGCGCTGGCGCCTGTGTTACTGGTGGTGCTGGTATTGATTGGCGTGGTGGCGGATCGCCGCGGCTGA
- the trmB gene encoding tRNA (guanosine(46)-N7)-methyltransferase TrmB: MTESHDTPITPDGEARPHRRIKSFVMRAGRMTEGQQRGLDQGGPLYILPLADSPVDYDQVFGRSAPRTLEIGFGMGHSLLEMAAAAPEQDFIGVEVHRPGVGALLNGVLTQGLKNLRVYDCDAIEVLNRCVADNSLDRLMLFFPDPWHKARHHKRRIVQLEFAELVRRKLKPGGVFHMATDWEPYAEYMLEVMSAAPGYRNRAADGTYVPRPEERPITKFERRGERLGHGVWDLKFEKVD; the protein is encoded by the coding sequence ATGACTGAATCGCACGATACGCCGATCACCCCCGACGGCGAAGCCCGCCCACACCGCCGCATCAAGAGCTTCGTGATGCGTGCCGGGCGCATGACCGAAGGCCAGCAACGCGGTCTGGACCAAGGCGGCCCGCTGTACATCCTGCCACTGGCTGATAGCCCGGTGGACTACGACCAGGTGTTCGGCCGTTCGGCCCCGCGCACCTTGGAGATCGGCTTCGGCATGGGCCATTCCCTGCTGGAAATGGCCGCTGCCGCACCTGAGCAGGATTTCATCGGTGTGGAAGTGCACCGCCCGGGTGTTGGCGCGCTGCTCAATGGCGTGCTGACCCAGGGGCTGAAAAACCTGCGGGTGTATGACTGCGATGCCATCGAAGTGCTGAACCGCTGCGTGGCGGATAACAGCCTCGATCGGTTGATGCTGTTCTTCCCAGACCCTTGGCACAAGGCACGTCATCACAAGCGCCGCATTGTCCAGCTGGAGTTCGCCGAGCTGGTACGTCGCAAGCTCAAGCCCGGTGGTGTGTTCCACATGGCCACCGATTGGGAGCCGTATGCCGAGTACATGCTGGAAGTGATGAGCGCAGCTCCTGGCTATCGCAACCGTGCGGCAGACGGCACCTATGTGCCGCGCCCCGAAGAGCGCCCGATCACCAAGTTCGAACGCCGCGGTGAGCGGCTGGGGCACGGGGTGTGGGACTTGAAGTTCGAGAAGGTGGATTGA
- a CDS encoding thiazole synthase yields MSNVRSDKPFTLAGRTFQSRLLVGTGKYRDMEETRLATEASGAEIVTVAVRRTNLGQNAGEPNLLDVLSPDKYTILPNTAGCFDAVEAVRTCRLARELLDGRKSHESRTLVKLEVLADQKTLFPNVIETLKAAEVLVKEGFDVMVYTSDDPIIARQLAEVGCIAVMPLAGLIGTGLGICNPYNLQIILEESKVPVLVDAGVGTASDATIAMEMGCEAVLMNSAIAHAQQPVLMAEAMKHAIVAGRMAYLAGRMPKKLYASASSPLDGLIK; encoded by the coding sequence ATGAGCAACGTTCGTAGCGACAAGCCCTTCACCCTGGCCGGGCGTACTTTCCAGTCGCGCCTGCTGGTCGGTACCGGCAAGTACCGTGACATGGAAGAAACCCGCCTGGCCACCGAGGCCTCGGGTGCCGAAATCGTCACCGTCGCTGTGCGCCGCACCAACCTTGGCCAGAACGCGGGCGAGCCGAACCTGCTCGATGTACTGTCGCCCGACAAGTACACCATCCTGCCGAACACTGCAGGCTGCTTTGACGCGGTGGAAGCGGTACGCACTTGCCGTCTGGCCCGCGAACTGCTCGATGGGCGCAAATCGCACGAGTCCCGGACGCTGGTGAAGCTGGAAGTGCTGGCCGACCAGAAAACCCTGTTCCCCAACGTGATCGAAACCCTCAAGGCAGCCGAAGTGCTGGTCAAGGAAGGCTTCGACGTCATGGTCTACACCAGCGACGATCCGATCATCGCCCGTCAGCTGGCCGAAGTCGGCTGCATCGCGGTCATGCCGCTGGCTGGCCTGATTGGCACCGGTCTGGGTATCTGCAACCCCTACAACCTGCAGATCATCCTGGAAGAATCCAAGGTACCGGTGCTGGTCGATGCCGGTGTGGGTACCGCCTCCGACGCCACCATCGCCATGGAAATGGGCTGTGAGGCGGTGCTGATGAACTCGGCCATCGCCCACGCCCAGCAGCCAGTGCTGATGGCCGAGGCCATGAAACACGCCATTGTCGCGGGTCGCATGGCCTACCTGGCTGGTCGTATGCCGAAGAAACTCTATGCCAGCGCCTCCTCGCCGCTGGATGGTCTGATCAAGTAA
- the thiS gene encoding sulfur carrier protein ThiS produces MRIKLNGEPYELPAGESVAALLARLELTGRRVAVELNLDIVPRSQHDSTLLNDGDQVEVVHAIGGG; encoded by the coding sequence ATGCGCATTAAATTGAACGGTGAACCTTACGAACTGCCTGCCGGCGAAAGCGTTGCAGCCCTGCTGGCGCGCCTGGAGCTGACCGGGCGCCGTGTTGCAGTGGAACTGAACCTGGATATCGTGCCGCGTAGCCAGCACGACAGCACGCTGCTGAATGACGGCGACCAGGTCGAAGTGGTCCACGCCATCGGTGGCGGCTGA
- a CDS encoding DUF423 domain-containing protein gives MLRSFLMLAAFFGFTGVALGAFAAHGLKNRLTADYLAIFHTGVTYQLVHALAIFGVAVLSAHLPGRLVGWAGGLFALGIVLFSGSLYLLTLSGLGKLGIITPIGGLCFLVGWLCLGLAAWRLG, from the coding sequence ATGCTTCGCAGCTTCCTGATGCTTGCCGCCTTTTTTGGCTTTACCGGTGTCGCCCTGGGCGCCTTCGCCGCTCATGGCCTGAAAAACCGGCTGACGGCTGACTACCTGGCAATCTTCCATACCGGCGTGACTTACCAACTGGTCCATGCCTTGGCGATCTTCGGCGTTGCGGTGCTCTCGGCGCACCTGCCCGGGCGCCTGGTCGGGTGGGCTGGCGGCCTGTTTGCGTTGGGCATCGTGCTGTTCTCCGGCAGCCTGTACCTGCTGACCCTCAGTGGCCTTGGCAAGCTTGGCATCATCACCCCGATTGGTGGCTTGTGCTTCCTTGTCGGCTGGCTGTGCCTGGGCCTGGCAGCCTGGCGGCTGGGCTGA
- the rpoH gene encoding RNA polymerase sigma factor RpoH — MTTSLQPAYALVPGANLEAYVHTVNSIPLLTVEQERDLGERLYYEQDVEAARQMVMAHLRFVVHIARSYAGYGLAQADLIQEGNVGLMKAVKRFNPEMGVRLVSFAVHWIKAEIHEFILRNWRIVKVATTKAQRKLFFNLRSQKKRLAWLNNDEVHRVAESLGVEPREVREMESRLSGQDMAFDPAAEADDDSAFQSPAHYLEDHRYDPAVQLEDADWSDNSTSNLHEALQGLDERSRDILYQRWLAEEKATLHELADKYSVSAERIRQLEKNAMNKVKALIAA, encoded by the coding sequence ATGACCACATCGTTGCAACCTGCCTATGCCCTGGTACCCGGTGCAAACCTGGAAGCCTATGTGCACACGGTCAACAGCATCCCGCTGCTGACGGTCGAGCAGGAGCGTGATCTGGGCGAGCGTCTCTATTATGAGCAGGATGTCGAGGCCGCTCGTCAGATGGTGATGGCCCACCTGCGTTTCGTCGTACATATCGCCCGTAGTTATGCCGGCTACGGGTTGGCCCAGGCTGACCTGATCCAGGAAGGCAACGTCGGCCTGATGAAAGCCGTCAAGCGCTTCAACCCGGAAATGGGCGTGCGCCTGGTGTCGTTCGCCGTGCACTGGATCAAGGCAGAGATCCACGAGTTCATTCTGCGCAACTGGCGCATCGTCAAGGTGGCTACCACCAAGGCTCAGCGCAAGCTGTTCTTCAACCTGCGTAGCCAGAAGAAGCGCCTGGCGTGGCTGAACAACGACGAAGTGCATCGCGTGGCGGAAAGCCTTGGCGTCGAGCCGCGCGAAGTGCGCGAGATGGAAAGCCGCCTCAGCGGCCAGGACATGGCCTTTGACCCGGCAGCGGAAGCTGACGACGACAGCGCCTTCCAGTCGCCTGCGCATTACCTGGAAGACCACCGTTACGATCCGGCGGTGCAGCTTGAGGATGCCGACTGGAGTGACAACTCCACCAGCAACCTGCACGAAGCGCTGCAGGGCCTGGACGAGCGTAGCCGCGACATTCTCTACCAGCGTTGGCTGGCGGAAGAGAAGGCCACGCTGCATGAACTGGCAGACAAGTACAGCGTATCGGCTGAGCGTATTCGCCAGTTGGAGAAGAATGCGATGAACAAGGTCAAGGCACTGATCGCTGCCTGA
- the ftsX gene encoding permease-like cell division protein FtsX — protein MNTTRTPKVSERVAPKPADPQPAKKKRGEDDDGPDFRTLLHAWLESHRASLADSLRRLGKQPIGSFFTCLVMAVALSMPMGLSLLLKNVEQLGGSWQRAAQISLYLKLDAGSRDGEALRDEIKGMPGVADAQYVSREQALEEFQQQSGLGEALRELPDNPLPGVVVVTPTEVDKPALDALRQRLSELPRVDVAQLDLVWVERLAAILKLGDRFVFGLAVMLISALLLVIGNTIRLHIENRRIEIEVIKLVGGTDAYVRRPFLYMGALYGLGAGLLAWGILAFGLNWLNEAVVGLSGLYGSDFALGGVPASDGLSLLIGAVLLGYIGAWIAVARHLNELAPR, from the coding sequence ATGAACACAACACGTACGCCGAAGGTTTCCGAGCGGGTCGCACCGAAACCGGCCGATCCGCAACCTGCGAAGAAAAAGCGCGGTGAAGACGATGATGGCCCGGACTTCCGCACCCTGCTGCATGCCTGGCTGGAAAGCCACCGTGCCAGCCTGGCCGACAGCCTGCGCCGCCTGGGCAAGCAGCCGATCGGCAGCTTCTTCACTTGCCTGGTCATGGCCGTGGCGCTGAGCATGCCGATGGGCCTGTCCTTGTTGCTGAAGAACGTCGAGCAGCTTGGCGGTTCGTGGCAACGCGCTGCGCAGATTTCGCTGTACCTCAAGCTCGATGCCGGCAGCCGCGATGGCGAAGCGCTGCGCGACGAGATCAAGGGCATGCCTGGCGTGGCGGACGCCCAGTATGTCAGCCGCGAGCAGGCCCTGGAGGAGTTCCAGCAGCAGTCCGGCCTGGGCGAGGCCTTGCGCGAACTGCCTGACAACCCACTGCCGGGTGTGGTGGTGGTAACCCCGACCGAGGTCGACAAACCGGCCCTGGACGCCTTGCGTCAGCGCCTGTCGGAGCTGCCGCGGGTGGACGTGGCGCAACTGGACCTGGTCTGGGTCGAGCGCCTGGCAGCCATCCTCAAGCTGGGTGATCGCTTCGTCTTCGGCCTGGCCGTGATGCTGATTTCTGCCCTGCTGTTAGTAATCGGTAACACAATTCGTCTACACATTGAAAACCGTCGTATCGAGATCGAAGTGATCAAGCTGGTCGGCGGCACCGACGCCTACGTGCGCCGGCCTTTCCTGTACATGGGCGCCCTGTATGGCCTGGGCGCAGGCCTGCTGGCGTGGGGCATCCTGGCGTTTGGCCTGAACTGGCTGAACGAGGCGGTGGTAGGGCTTTCCGGGCTGTATGGCAGTGACTTCGCCTTGGGCGGCGTTCCGGCTTCCGATGGTCTGTCGCTCTTGATCGGAGCAGTGTTGTTGGGGTATATCGGTGCATGGATTGCAGTCGCCCGCCACTTGAACGAGCTGGCGCCGCGATAG
- the ftsE gene encoding cell division ATP-binding protein FtsE → MIRFEQVAKRYPNGHVGLHELSFRARRGEFLFVTGHSGAGKSTLLRLLLAMERPTSGKLMLAGQDLGQISNAQIPFLRRQIGVVFQNHQLLFDRTVFNNIALPLQILGLSKVEIAKRVDSALERVSLSDKGELFPADLSTGQQQRVGIARAIVHQPALLLADEPTGNLDPRLAAEIMGVFEDINRLGTTVLIASHDLALIARMRHRMLTLQRGRLIGDGEAGQ, encoded by the coding sequence ATGATCCGATTCGAGCAGGTTGCCAAGCGCTATCCCAACGGTCATGTGGGTTTGCATGAGCTGAGTTTCCGGGCGCGCCGGGGCGAATTCCTGTTCGTCACCGGCCACTCGGGCGCTGGCAAGAGCACCTTGCTGCGCCTGTTGCTGGCCATGGAGCGCCCGACCAGCGGCAAGCTGATGCTGGCAGGGCAGGACCTTGGCCAGATCAGCAATGCGCAAATCCCGTTCCTGCGCCGGCAAATCGGCGTGGTGTTCCAGAACCACCAGCTGTTGTTCGACCGCACCGTGTTCAACAACATTGCCTTGCCGCTGCAGATTCTCGGCCTGTCCAAGGTCGAGATCGCCAAGCGCGTGGACTCGGCCCTGGAGCGTGTATCGCTGTCCGACAAAGGCGAGCTGTTCCCGGCCGACCTGTCCACCGGGCAGCAGCAGCGGGTGGGTATCGCCCGCGCCATCGTTCACCAGCCGGCTCTGCTGCTGGCCGACGAGCCCACCGGTAACCTCGACCCGCGCCTGGCTGCAGAGATCATGGGCGTGTTCGAGGACATCAACCGCCTGGGCACGACGGTATTGATCGCCAGCCACGACCTGGCGCTGATCGCGCGCATGCGTCACCGCATGCTGACCTTGCAACGCGGCCGCTTGATCGGCGATGGGGAGGCCGGGCAATGA